A region from the Medicago truncatula cultivar Jemalong A17 chromosome 6, MtrunA17r5.0-ANR, whole genome shotgun sequence genome encodes:
- the LOC25495846 gene encoding F-box/kelch-repeat protein At3g23880, with product MSPSSLQTLHFDLITEIICRLPVKSLMKFKCVCKPWNALISADRKFARKHLRCMSSTMNHSLIQQSENNPSDFSIYPLRTFFTSCTTIDATEITFPLHGENYFDDRISIVAFCDGIFCLTVGPYRESIAVLWNPSIRKYNILPPLEENQRFRDTYVHTVYGYTVYGFGYDNIRDNYKVVAVTFYNCNSSGIFKTQTQVKVHTFGTTSWRLIDEFPSGSFGEFSVRPGKFVSGTINWLVFKHNSTLCSIVSLDLGTESYQEILQPDYGEETVERIRTLGVLRDCLSLISGQDIWLMKEYGNRNSWTKFATVPQGSSFNREILYTTEDDEVLLEIIMHLSRSKLMVYDSTNDTLKSLDIKTNGNGRLSIYVESLISPCS from the coding sequence ATGTCACCGTCGTCGCTACAAACTCTTCACTTTGATCTCATAACAGAAATTATATGCAGACTCCCGGTGAAATCCCTCATGAAATTCAAGTGCGTCTGCAAACCCTGGAATGCCCTAATTTCTGCCGATCGCAAATTTGCTAGGAAACACCTTCGCTGCATGTCGTCAACCATGAACCATAGTCTCATTCAACAATCCGAGAACAATCCATCCGACTTCTCTATTTATCCTCTGCGAACATTCTTCACCAGTTGCACCACCATCGACGCCACAGAGATCACATTCCCTCTCCATGGTGAAAACTATTTTGATGATCGTATTAGCATAGTTGCCTTTTGCGACGGAATCTTTTGTTTAACTGTGGGGCCTTACCGTGAAAGCATCGCTGTTTTGTGGAACCCTTCCATTCGAAAATATAACATATTGCCCCCTTTGGAAGAAAATCAACGCTTCAGGGATACATATGTTCACACCGTGTATGGCTACACCGTATATGGCTTTGGCTATGATAATATAAGGGATAATTACAAAGTTGTTGCTGTTACTTTTTATAATTGTAATAGTAGTGGTATTTTCAAAACTCAAACTCAAGTCAAGGTTCATACTTTTGGTACTACTTCTTGGAGATTGATAGATGAGTTTCCTTCTGGAAGTTTCGGTGAATTTTCAGTTCGACCAGGAAAATTTGTAAGTGGCACAATTAATTGGTTGGTATTTAAACATAATTCAACTTTGTGCTCCATTGTTTCTCTTGATTTGGGGACAGAGTCCTATCAAGAGATTTTGCAGCCTGATTATGGAGAAGAAACGGTAGAAAGGATTAGGACCTTGGGGGTTTTGAGGGATTGCTTGAGCCTTATTAGTGGACAAGATATTTGGCTTATGAAGGAATATGGAAATAGAAACTCTTGGACTAAATTTGCAACTGTTCCTCAAGGTTCTTCTTTTAATCGTGAAATACTTTATACTACTGAGGATGATGAAGTGCTGCTGGAGATTATAATGCACTTGTCCAGGTCGAAGTTGATGGTTTACGATTCCACAAATGATACTTTGAAGAGTCTTGATATTAAGACCAATGGCAATGGGAGGCTCTCGATCTATGTTGAGAGTTTGATATCGCCTTGTTCTTAA
- the LOC25495847 gene encoding 5-methyltetrahydropteroyltriglutamate--homocysteine methyltransferase 1, translating to MASHIVGYPRMGPKRELKFALESFWDKKSSAEDLEKVAADLRASIWKQMSSAGIKYIPSNTFAYYDQVLNTTAMVGAVPPRYGWTGGEIGFDTYFSMARGNASVPAMEMTKWFDTNYHYIVPELGPDVKFTYASHKAVNEYKEAKALGVDTIPVLVGPVSYLLLSKLANGVDPSFDLLTLLPKVIAVYKEVVADLKAAGASWIQFDEPSLVLDLESPKLNAFTAAYSDLASSLSGLNVLVETYFADIPAEAYKILTGLAGVTAFGFDLVRGAKTVDLIKGGFPSGKYLFAGVVDGRNIWANDLTSSLITLNGLEEIVGKDKLVVSTSCSLLHTAVDLVNETKLDNEIKSWLAFAAQKVVEVNALAKALAGQKDEAFFSSNSAALASRKSSPRVTNEGVQKATAALKGSDHRRATNVSARLEAQQKKLNLPVLPTTTIGSFPQTPELRRVRREYKATKVSEEEYVKSMKEEIRQVVELQEKLDIDVLVHGEPERNDMVEYFGEQLSGFAFTVNGWVQSYGSRCVKPPIIYGDVSRPKAMTVFWSSMAQSMTKRPMKGMLTGPVTILNWSFVRNDQPRSETCYQIALAIKDEVEDLEKAGITVIQIDEAALREGLPLRKSGQADYLDWAVHSFRITNVGVQDTTQIHTHMCYSHFNDIIHSIIDMDADVITIENSRSDEKLLRVFRDGVKYGAGIGPGVYDIHSPRIPPTEEIAERINKMLAVLEKNVLWVNPDCGLKTRKYTEVNPALTAMVEATKRIRNQLASGK from the exons ATGGCATCACATATTGTTGGATATCCTCGCATGGGCCCCAAGAGAGAGCTCAAGTTCGCCCTTGAATCATTCTGGGATAAGAAGAGCAGCGCCGAGGATTTGGAGAAGGTGGCTGCTGACCTCAGGGCATCTATCTGGAAACAGATGTCCAGTGCCGGGATCAAGTATATCCCTAGCAACACTTTCGCATACTATGATCAGGTGCTCAATACCACCGCCATGGTCGGTGCTGTTCCCCCAAGATACGGATGGACTGGCGGTGAGATTGGATTCGATACCTACTTCTCCATGGCCAGAGGTAACGCTTCTGTGCCTGCAATGGAGATGACCAAGTGGTTTGACACCAACTA CCACTACATTGTCCCCGAATTGGGACCTGATGTGAAATTCACTTATGCTTCTCACAAAGCAGTGAATGAATACAAGGAAGCCAAGGCG CTTGGAGTCGATACTATTCCAGTCCTCGTTGGCCCAGTATCATACTTGTTGCTCTCCAAGCTTGCTAACGGTGTTGATCCATCCTTTGATCTTCTTACTCTCCTCCCAAAAGTCATTGCAGTATACAA GGAAGTTGTGGCTGATCTTAAGGCAGCCGGGGCTTCATGGATTCAATTTGATGAACCTTCACTTGTCTTAGACCTTGAATCACCCAAGTTGAACGCATTTACTGCAGCATACTCAGATCTTGCTTCCTCTTTATCTGGTTTAAATGTTCTTGTTGAGACCTACTTTGCCGACATTCCCGCTGAGGCATACAAGATCCTCACAGGTCTTGCTGGTGTCACAGCATTCGGATTCGATTTAGTCCGTGGAGCTAAGACTGTTGATTTGATTAAGGGGGGATTCCCTAGTGGAAAATACTTGTTCGCTGGAGTAGTTGATGGAAGGAACATTTGGGCTAATGATCTTACTTCTTCTCTGATTACATTAAACGGGCTGGAGGAGATTGTCGGCAAAG ATAAACTCGTTGTGTCAACCTCTTGCTCACTTCTCCACACTGCTGTTGATCTTGTTAACGAGACCAAGCTGGATAATGAGATTAAATCATGGCTAGCTTTTGCTGCGCAAAAAGTCGTTGAAGTAAATGCATTGGCCAAGGCATTGGCTGGTCAAAAGGATGAG GCCTTCTTCTCTTCTAATTCTGCAGCTCTCGCTTCAAGAAAGTCCTCTCCAAGAGTGACTAACGAGGGTGTTCAGAAGGCT ACTGCTGCATTGAAGGGTTCTGACCATCGTCGTGCCACAAATGTCAGCGCTAGACTGGAGGCACAACAAAAGAAGCTCAACCTTCCCGTCCTTCCAACCACTACCATTGGATCCTTCCCTCAGACCCCTGAATTGAGGAGGGTGCGACGTGAATACAAGGCTACCAA GGTCTCGGAGGAAGAGTATGTTAAGTCAATGAAAGAGGAAATCCGTCAAGTCGTTGAGCTCCAAGAAAAGCTCGATATCGATGTCCTTGTACACGGAGAGCCTGAG AGAAATGACATGGTTGAGTACTTTGGTGAGCAGTTGTCAGGCTTTGCCTTCACTGTTAATGGATGGGTGCAATCTTATGGATCTCGCTGTGTGAAGCCACCAATCATCTATGGTGATGTGAGCCGTCCTAAAGCAATGACCGTCTTCTGGTCATCCATGGCTCAGAGCATGACCAAACGCCCAATGAAGGGAATGCTTACTGGCCCTGTCACCATTCTCAACTGGTCCTTTGTTCGTAATGACCAACCTAG ATCCGAGACTTGCTATCAGATTGCCTTGGCTATCAAGGATGAAGTAGAAGACCTTGAAAAAGCCGGTATTACTGTTATCCAAATTGATGAGGCTGCTTTGAGAGAAGGGTTGCCATTGAGGAAATCTGGACAAGCTGACTACTTGGACTGGGCTGTCCATTCTTTCAGGATCACCAATGTCGGTGTGCAGGATACTACTCAG ATCCACACCCACATGTGCTACTCTCACTTCAATGATATCATCCACTCAATCATTGACATGGATGCTGATGTGATCACCATTGAGAATTCTCGTTCTGATGAAAAGCTCCTAAGGGTGTTCCGCGATGGAGTTAAGTATGGCGCTGGAATTGGCCCTGGAGTTTATGACATTCACTCCCCAAGAATACCACCAACTGAAGAAATTGCTGAGAGGATCAACAAGATGCTTGCAGTGCTTGAGAAAAACGTTTTGTGGGTCAATCCCGATTGTGGTCTCAAAACTCGCAAGTACACCGAGGTGAACCCAGCCCTCACTGCCATGGTTGAGGCCACAAAACGCATCCGCAACCAGCTTGCAAGTGGAAAGTAA